GGCTGTCCTCTTCCTCTCCGATCGGAGTTTCGAGGGAAATCGGCTCGCGCGCGATTTTCAGAATCTTCCGCACTTTATCAAGCGGTAAGTCCATCCGCTCCGCGATCTCTTCCGGCGTCGGTTCGCGCCCGAGCTTCTGCACCAAGTGCCGGGAAGTCCTGATCAGCTTGTTGATCGTCTCGATCATATGAACCGGGATGCGGATGGTTCGCGCCTGGTCGGCAATCGCACGGGTAATCGCCTGCCGAATCCACCAGGTGGCATACGTGCTGAACTTGTAGCCACGCTTATATTCGAATTTGTCGACCGCTTTCATCAGCCCGATATTGCCTTCCTGAATCAAATCCAGGAACTGCAACCCGCGATTCGTGTACTTTTTTGCGATACTGACGACCAACCGCAAATTGGCCTCGACCAATTCCGCCTTCCCGCGTTTGACCTTTTCCTCCGCCACATCCAGATGCTTGACCGCATCCTTGATCTCTTCGGCCGAAATCAGTGCTTCTTCTTCCTCCAACTGACGGATGCGACCCTTTGCAGCCTGATAATGCTTCTTGATGTCTTGCAGGACCTCTTCGGAGAGACCGGTTCTCCGTTTGACGGCCAGCACATCCTTATGGGTTCGACACAACTTTCTCAGCAACTCTGCGCCGGCTTCGCCGCCGACACCCAAACGCCGCTGGCAGCTCGTCACTTCACGCTCCGCCTGGCGGAACAGCAGATTAAGGTCGCGCACCCGCTGGGTCATCCGATCCTTCAGGACGCCATGGAGGTTGACTGACTCCATCTTATCCACGACCTGTCCACGCACCGTATCAATCTGCTTGCGAAGCTTCTTCAGCTTCTCGGGGTCGGCGCCGACATGGCGGGCCTTGTCATACAAGTCTTTCAATGAGGCCGACACCTTACGCACCGCGTTCAAGGAGTCCAGCGTCTTGACCCGTAGCTCCTCATAGTCCTTTTCGACGGCTTCTTCTTCAAAGTCTTCTTCCGTCTCAACAACCGGCACAATCTCCCGCACATCAATCTTGCCGTTCTTCAGTTGATCACGCAGATTGAGGACGAACTCCAGGGTCATCGGCAGGCCATAGACGACCGTCGCAATGTCCTTTTTTCCCTCCTCGATCCGCTTGGCGATCTCGATCTCGCCCTCGCGGCTCAGCAGCGCCACACTGCCCATCTCTTTGAGATACAGACGGACCGGGTCATCGGTGCGGCTCAGTGCCCCCGGGGTGAGGTCGATCTCTTTCTCGTTCTCCTCCGATGAGTCCGCCTCTTCGCTTTCCTCGATGGTGTCATCGCTCTCCGCAGCTTTTGGGGCACGTTCGGTTTCGGCGGACTCCACAATTTCAATGTCCATCTCACCGAACATCGTCATGATCGTGCTGAACTGATCCGACGAGACGACATCCGCCGGCAACGTACTGTTGAGATCGTCGTATGTGAGGAAGCCCTTTTCCTTGCCCAGATTAATGAGCTTCTTCACCTCGCCGAGTAATTCTTGTTTCGGCATACCTACTCCTTCACCGCAGACGTCAGCGCAACCGGCGCCACGCCGGCTTTCCGAATCCGCATATCGTTAATCAATCTGTTCAGGCGATGCACGTCATCTTCCCTTCGCTCTCGCTCCGCAGCCTTCAACTCCTGAATCAAGGCACCCATGGTCCGCTCCCGGCCTCGTCGTTCCAACGTCTCCAAACACCCGGCGATATGTGCCGGAACATCATCATAATGTTGCTCCAGCATCGACAGTTCAGAAATCAGCGTGCCGCACTCTTCATCATGGATGAGCGCATCGAGGAGATCACGCACCGACACGCGGCCATCCTGTCCCAGATGCTGCATCGCACAGTGAATCAGCCGGCGATACGCCGGAACCGAGAAGGCCTCCGGGGACAACTTTCCCAGGTCCTCGGCCGATAAACTCCCCTGCACCAGCAAGTGCACCAGGTCACGCTCCTCGGGATTTCCCTTCAGCTTGGAGGGCCCAGCCGGGGACGGAACCTTCGCCTCTCGTTCAGGGCGGCGCTGCTCCTGAGCCGCCAGGGTGGGATACCGATCGATCAACCGTTGCTGACTCAACCCCAGGCGTTCCGCCACCAGACGAATCCGCTCTTCCCGTTCGATGGGATGTGCGCTTTTCTGGAGGATACGTAATACCGCGTCCACGGCACGAAT
The sequence above is drawn from the Nitrospira defluvii genome and encodes:
- the rpoD gene encoding RNA polymerase sigma factor RpoD — protein: MPKQELLGEVKKLINLGKEKGFLTYDDLNSTLPADVVSSDQFSTIMTMFGEMDIEIVESAETERAPKAAESDDTIEESEEADSSEENEKEIDLTPGALSRTDDPVRLYLKEMGSVALLSREGEIEIAKRIEEGKKDIATVVYGLPMTLEFVLNLRDQLKNGKIDVREIVPVVETEEDFEEEAVEKDYEELRVKTLDSLNAVRKVSASLKDLYDKARHVGADPEKLKKLRKQIDTVRGQVVDKMESVNLHGVLKDRMTQRVRDLNLLFRQAEREVTSCQRRLGVGGEAGAELLRKLCRTHKDVLAVKRRTGLSEEVLQDIKKHYQAAKGRIRQLEEEEALISAEEIKDAVKHLDVAEEKVKRGKAELVEANLRLVVSIAKKYTNRGLQFLDLIQEGNIGLMKAVDKFEYKRGYKFSTYATWWIRQAITRAIADQARTIRIPVHMIETINKLIRTSRHLVQKLGREPTPEEIAERMDLPLDKVRKILKIAREPISLETPIGEEEDSHLGDFIEDKKAVSPLEAAIRYDLQRQINGALETLTPREEKVLRKRFGIGEATDHTLEEVGQDFEVTRERIRQIEAKALRKLRHPSRSKKLRSFVESL